The sequence TTTCGGCATTTCTTCGCCTCGCCACGAAtcctcctgagagagagagagagagagagagagggagagagacagagagagaaagagagagagatcatgatTATGATTAAaaccagacagcagagagagaaacaggataatactactactattaaagctgaaaataaacacattcatgtatacttgtgtggaatctgatcaaaatgtgtcATTACTATCAGTTCAgtttaaggtcttcccatagacaatcagtgtagtattgatcacttatacaatcaatatgtaatcaattaAACTGCATCATAGCATCAGATCAGACTGGAGCAGATCAATTTAATAACAGAATGAGACCAGATATCAGTCTGAACCTGatgtgaagaaagagagagggagagagagagagggagagagagagagagagagagagagagagagatcaacacCAACAGACCTTGCAGGCCAGCGGGGGGGCGCAGCGTTGTGCTCCTGCAGCCACTGTTCACCAACACTGAGCGACCGAACCCGACAGGACAGAACCTGCTAACACAGAACACACTCACTGTATTTACACCATGAACAGAACATGCATTAACATGTGTCACAGCaatactgtcactgtcactgtcactgtaactgtaactgtcaCTGTAACTGTCACTGTAACTGTCACCGTCACTGTGACTGTCACTGTCACCGTCACTGTAATTGTCACTGTAATTGTCACTGTGGCTGTCACTGTAACAGTAACCGTCACCGTCACCGTCACCGTCATTGtaactgtcactgtcactgtaaCAGTAACCGTCACCGTCACCGTCACTGTCATTGTAACTGCAAGACTCTCATGATTTGCAGTAAATGTTCCTACTTCCTGCCGGTCCGTAGCTGTAACATGCTGTGAACACAGCAGAGCACAGAAGGTTTTAACTGTGTAAATGTTCTGTAggaaaaacaatagaaaaagcaaaaagcaaaaagcaaaaagcaaaaagcaaaagcTAGGCTGCAGAAGAGGAAAGTTGATGTTCACATTGCACTCAAATGaatcaacatactgtacattgaaAGTTTAACATTCCTTTTCACTGTCAAGCCATGTTCTCAGGTTCattacatgtatgtatgtatgtatgtatgcatgtctaTCTGTGCATGTTGGACATTACTGTCATTGTGTGATCCTGCCGCAGCAGCagattctcctcctcctgtctttgtCCACATGTTTACATCCTATGATGAAAAACACGCTGCAGTGCAGCTGCCAGCCTGCAGGTGGCAGCATGCAGGTGGCAGCATGCAGGTGgcagcatgcagcagcagcaacagccagAGTCGGCCTGCAGGTGgcagcatgcagcagcagcagcagcagcagcagcagcagcagcagcagcagcagcagacaaagaCCAGTGATGGAAAATGTGACCACATCATCAGGGGAACGCCTGGTAAACACCCAGGAGCTGCCATCAGGCTGCATGGCTGTAAATCTGCCTCACCAAAACAACCGCACACTGTTCCCCCCTGCCCCGCCTCCTAACCCCCCCGCCTcctaacccccccacccccagagTGGCTGCAAGATGtgggaaataaataataagCTGTTCTATGAAAGCATGAAtttagtgtgcgtgtgtgtgtgtgtgtgttggggtgggggggggggggggggggggggggttgaagggGGTTTCTCCTATGGGGAATTACATGTTAATAGGTATTAAGGACACGGAAAGAGGAAATCTCCTAAACTAATATTCCAAGGGAAAGTCCCAAGTGAAGACAGTTGACATCCACACTGCAGGGTGGAGGTTCAACTCCctgtagagcaaggcactaacactgcagcctgtctgctggggggggggggagctggtggtggtgggggggggttaccTGTCTgctgtgggggggggtgggggggggcggtcCACCGACAGGAAGTGGAGCTGGAGGCTGCAGCAGAAACCACCTGGACTGGAGGGGGAGCCTGAAGAAACCAATACACAATCTATCAATAACTGATCAGCAGTCAGAATGAGTTTACTGATGAGCTGAGGAAGACTTCTGCTGTTCCACTGAAGCTAATGTAATGTCCAGTCCCAGTAAAGAGCAGAGTTGACTCTGTAGCTGTAGAGGAAACTGATAATAGATAATCGATAATCAATAATAATCCTCCTACCTGGTACGAGTGTTCTGATTGGACCTGCCAGAAGCTGCCGGCGGAGGGGGGGGCGGAGCGGCTCagagggccgggccgggccgtcCCGTCGGCAAGAGGGGTGGGGCCGGAGGCGGGGCCGGGGCtaaggaggggggcggggctaaggaggggaggaggggggggagggggggcgctGCACCTCAGTGTAGTAGAAATCCTCCTCACTGCGACAACAACGCTCCTCCCCGCTCTGCCTGGGGGGGGAAACGTTTCCGGGATATTGATTGATCAGTGTTTCAAAAATACAACAtcaattatatatattataaatattactATTCTTACTAtaattaatatatatttatatatttcaaaCTATTTTGAAAGCAAAGGTCTTCAgtcatgaaaacatgaaatattcCAGTCGACTCTTCCATGAACCAGCAGACATTTTGTGGAGTCGAGTCTTGGTGGATCTCTCTATTCCACTGGTGACGGATTCAGGTTCAATTTCAGAAAACTTCATTGTTTATCAAAACACAGAACAACAGGAACAGtcagaaacagtagaagaagactCGGTGTCTCACCCCAGGTGCGTCAGGCGGATGTGTCGTTTTATTCCGACCGCTGAGCTCAGCACTTTCCCGCAGCCGGGCCACAGACAGCTGAACACCGCCTTCACCGAGTTCTGCAGGAGACACACAGGCTCagcatgttagcatgttagcatgctAGGTCTGAGACCATGGTTCTCAGAAAAAGCAAGGTCACCTCAAACACTTCCTGATATTTAGCGCTAAAACAAACACGACCTGCTGCTCCCATCAGGACGCCATGAAGATTCATACGAAGATTATTAAATAACAAGTCCATTCTCCAGTTAAAAATTACAACTATTACCAGAAGCCTAAAGcgtaaaggtgctacgtgtagcatttgtTGTTTATTAAAATTAAGACTACAATTCCCATGAACCCCgctgcttcctgtcacaaacaggatgTTGCTACTTTCCATCCCTTGTTtgatctgttctgttttctgtcaaGAACAaatcatcactttcaatctgagtcatttacataaacacaagatcttttgtcaagactttagaaaccttttcatgtcatcaaagtacaagtcaaagtcaagtcccaagtcaccagaacccaagtcagtcaagtctcaagtcttctcttcatacatcaagtcaagtcagactcgagtccaagtcatgtgactcgagtctccacgtCTGGTGGTTCAGGACCAAAACAGGCCACTGGCTTGTTTCTGAAGActgaagcagctgaagactgTGATAAACAGCTGGTTTGACttctgttgacaaaatgcacttactgtcagtcgctttggacaaaagcgtctgctaaatggcgtaatgtaatgtaatgtgatgtaatccaagctccgcccccagtgtttgattgacaggtgatatgtggcagtgcagtgcagaaacaccacagcagtgaggctgagcaacaaagatggaggctGAAGAAAACTGTTTTCCTATGCGACTCTCACCCTGCGTTTCCGTGGCGCCGGTTCATCGAACAACACCTGCTCCAGCTCCATGTCCAATCCCTCATCAGGGGGCGTGGCCAAGCCGACGTCGGGCTCTGTGATTggtggggagggggcggggcttccgTTGCTGCAGCCAACGCTCCAGTAGCCGCTGCTGCCGCTGTCTGAGAGCTCCCCGCCTCCACACTCCATACCAggagctgacacacacacacacacacacacacacacacacacacacacacacatcagtttaCAGTAATTGTTTTTGCTCAGTAGCGTAGATACTGATCTCTGTTATATATCCTGTAATgtcttatactactactgctactactaccactaccactactaccactactaccactactaccactactacaactactaccacaactacaactactactactaccactactaccactactacaactactaccactactacaactactactactaccactactaccactactacaactactactactaccactactaccactactacaactactaccactactacaactactaccactactaccactactacaactactaccactactacaactactactactaccactactaccactactacaactactaccactactacaactactactactaccactactacaactaccactactactaccactactaccactactacaattactaccactactacaactactactactaccactactaccactactactaccactactaccactactaccactactacaactactactactactaccactactactaccactactaccactactactactactactgctactactaccactactactactaccactactactactactaccactactaccgctactactactac is a genomic window of Centroberyx gerrardi isolate f3 chromosome 1, fCenGer3.hap1.cur.20231027, whole genome shotgun sequence containing:
- the LOC139913151 gene encoding LOW QUALITY PROTEIN: zinc finger protein 704-like (The sequence of the model RefSeq protein was modified relative to this genomic sequence to represent the inferred CDS: inserted 4 bases in 2 codons) produces the protein MLPKTRLGKRSPLGALLSGPVPDGPPDPGDQEAGIATATGPGPQVAGRPKLHPGQKSFSLSFSQTETLRNKPGLSLWFLLLTERSSLTFRNLLIFTGQILLQCIFSVEEVNLPGWWIDSTRRTTRFLFCGAPPPPPRPPPAPPPPPAPPPSPCPSSPPAPPPSRLHPVSSCIDVPRSHRSPDEVDMDEMMAAMVLTSLSCSPLLHRETAAPGMECGGGELSDSGSSGYWSVGCSNGSPAPSPPITEPDVGLATPPDEGLDMELEQVLFDEPAPRKRRNSVKAVFSCLWPGCGKVLSSAVGIKRHIRLTHLGQSGEERCCRSEEDFYYTEVQRPPSPPSSPPXSPAPLLSPGPASGPTPLADGTARPGPLSRSAPPSAGSFWQVQSEHSYQAPPPVQVVSAAASSSTSCRWTAXPPTPPHSRQVLSCRVRSLSVGEQWLQEHNAAPPRWPARRIRGEAKKCRKVYGIEHREQWCTACRWKKACQRFID